Proteins from a single region of Alphaproteobacteria bacterium LSUCC0719:
- a CDS encoding sugar ABC transporter substrate-binding protein, which translates to MKKLLLALSAAVLFSGAAQAERYVMVTHGEGKDPFWPVVQKGGEDAARAVGADFEYIFTPSGDMGDMAKSIAAAAATQPDGMVVSLPDPDALGQAIKDAVAAGIPVITMNSGLESSKDVGALMHVGQPEFLAGQAAGARAKAEGATKGVCFIQEAYNTALNDRCNGYGESVPIKLVDSSNDPATIPTRAAAGLQANPDIDAVLSVGPHVCAGVQQAIDELGMTVHHSCFDLSPPVMDMINAGKVQYTIDQQQRLQGYMPVIVLHLYNNGAGLLPGANIPSGPGFVDKSNASSVASLAGVDR; encoded by the coding sequence ATGAAGAAGTTGCTTCTTGCGCTGTCTGCTGCTGTGCTGTTTTCAGGCGCCGCCCAGGCAGAACGCTATGTAATGGTTACACATGGCGAAGGTAAAGATCCATTCTGGCCCGTAGTGCAGAAGGGTGGCGAAGATGCCGCTCGCGCTGTTGGTGCCGATTTTGAATACATTTTCACCCCGTCCGGTGACATGGGTGATATGGCCAAGTCGATTGCCGCCGCCGCCGCAACACAGCCTGATGGCATGGTTGTCTCGCTGCCGGATCCGGATGCACTTGGTCAGGCGATCAAGGATGCCGTAGCTGCCGGTATTCCTGTCATCACGATGAACTCGGGCCTCGAGTCGTCGAAGGACGTTGGTGCCCTGATGCATGTCGGTCAGCCTGAATTCCTGGCTGGTCAGGCTGCTGGTGCCCGCGCCAAGGCAGAGGGTGCCACAAAGGGCGTCTGCTTCATTCAGGAAGCCTACAACACCGCTCTGAACGACCGCTGTAACGGTTATGGCGAGTCGGTTCCGATCAAGCTGGTTGACAGCTCGAACGACCCGGCCACCATCCCGACCCGTGCGGCTGCTGGCCTGCAGGCCAACCCTGACATCGACGCCGTCCTGTCGGTCGGTCCGCATGTCTGCGCCGGTGTTCAGCAGGCCATCGACGAGCTTGGCATGACCGTTCACCACTCCTGCTTCGACCTCAGCCCGCCGGTCATGGACATGATCAATGCTGGCAAGGTTCAGTACACGATCGACCAGCAGCAGCGTCTGCAGGGCTACATGCCTGTGATCGTTCTGCACCTGTACAACAACGGCGCTGGCCTGCTTCCGGGTGCAAACATCCCGTCTGGCCCAGGCTTTGTTGACAAGTCGAACGCGTCTTCGGTTGCCTCGCTTGCGGGCGTCGACCGGTAA
- a CDS encoding ABC transporter permease, whose translation MNQTAPTRQESDRLASKGWLKSLLARPEIGPIGVMLLLFGMLGYFSIPAGEFSLNPFAGEGFNALGIRNNLRVIAQLGIIALGAGLLIIAGEFDLSIGSMIGFAGACMAMVLRWGFAIVIPYISFEGGAHIEFFTLIHIENVSPIGAIMITMCFTLFFGWLQGYIVVRSGLPSFIVTLGGLFFLRGLTEVSLRAFNHRPDQTKGATTVTELPDIKNIIDVPGHGEMEREAAKALPETDLLAILQTAPAEKIAALTERLEYTYQRVADAKTEIMTAKGVKPLERALENAIESGNEVMVTTIREKIANFTVTPVTPKTVTDLDVARAYIDTIASAQPVANFFGGDILEPIFDFLYFPVDWNTNNFGSQFAPGLYSCVMIWLILALLCYVVLSRTQAGNWIYSTGGNLQAAKANGVPTDRVKISLFVFSAFCATIFATCQVFEVNTADAAKGNLKELEAIAAAVIGGIVMTGGFGTVMGIIVGAFIFGIAKEAFFYIPGIDGSFYRVFLGLVIVASALLNENIRKRIMGTL comes from the coding sequence ATGAACCAGACAGCACCCACCAGGCAGGAATCCGATCGTCTCGCATCAAAGGGATGGCTGAAATCATTGCTGGCACGGCCGGAAATCGGCCCGATCGGCGTGATGCTTCTTCTCTTTGGCATGCTCGGATATTTTTCGATCCCGGCTGGCGAATTCTCGCTCAACCCCTTTGCCGGTGAAGGCTTCAACGCTCTCGGGATCCGCAACAATCTGCGTGTGATTGCGCAATTGGGCATCATCGCCCTTGGTGCCGGTCTGTTGATTATCGCTGGTGAATTCGACCTGTCGATCGGTTCGATGATCGGCTTTGCCGGCGCGTGCATGGCAATGGTGCTTCGATGGGGTTTTGCCATCGTCATTCCCTATATTTCCTTTGAGGGCGGTGCGCATATCGAATTCTTCACCCTGATCCATATCGAGAATGTATCGCCAATCGGCGCCATCATGATCACGATGTGTTTCACGCTGTTTTTCGGGTGGCTTCAGGGTTACATCGTTGTGCGGTCGGGTCTGCCGTCATTCATCGTGACGCTTGGTGGATTGTTCTTCCTTCGCGGCCTGACCGAAGTATCGCTTCGGGCATTCAACCATCGCCCGGACCAGACAAAGGGCGCGACAACGGTTACCGAACTTCCCGACATAAAGAATATCATCGATGTGCCGGGACATGGCGAAATGGAACGCGAGGCAGCCAAGGCGCTGCCGGAAACCGACCTGCTGGCGATCCTGCAGACAGCACCGGCGGAAAAGATCGCGGCGCTGACCGAACGGCTGGAATACACCTATCAGCGCGTCGCGGATGCGAAGACCGAAATCATGACGGCCAAGGGCGTCAAGCCGCTGGAGCGCGCGCTTGAGAATGCCATCGAGTCCGGCAACGAGGTGATGGTCACGACAATCAGGGAGAAGATTGCCAATTTCACCGTCACGCCGGTTACCCCCAAGACGGTTACCGATCTTGATGTGGCAAGGGCCTATATCGACACGATCGCGTCGGCACAGCCTGTCGCCAATTTCTTTGGGGGAGACATTCTCGAGCCGATTTTTGACTTCCTGTATTTTCCGGTTGACTGGAACACCAACAATTTCGGCAGCCAGTTTGCGCCGGGCCTGTATTCCTGTGTCATGATCTGGCTGATTCTGGCGCTTCTCTGCTATGTGGTGCTTAGCCGTACACAGGCCGGCAACTGGATCTATTCCACCGGGGGCAATCTGCAGGCGGCAAAGGCCAATGGTGTGCCAACCGACAGGGTCAAGATATCCCTGTTTGTCTTTTCGGCCTTCTGCGCCACCATTTTTGCCACCTGTCAGGTGTTCGAGGTCAACACCGCCGATGCCGCGAAGGGCAATCTGAAAGAACTTGAGGCGATTGCGGCAGCCGTGATCGGCGGCATTGTGATGACCGGCGGGTTCGGCACGGTGATGGGGATCATCGTCGGGGCCTTCATCTTTGGCATCGCCAAAGAAGCGTTCTTCTACATTCCCGGCATCGACGGGTCGTTCTACCGGGTCTTCCTTGGTCTGGTGATTGTCGCCTCGGCATTGCTGAATGAAAACATACGCAAGCGAATCATGGGTACGCTCTGA
- a CDS encoding ATP-binding cassette domain-containing protein, whose translation MADNATEPLIETIGLVKKFGSFTALNGVDLKVYPGEVHALLGDNGAGKSTLIKILSGVFKPTSGEIKVEGRPVAFASPRDATEAGIGTVYQDLALNALTSVTRNFFLGREITHFPGPFGLMKMQEMDEIATREMAKIGINVADPNQPVGTMSGGQRQTLAIARAIYFGAKVLILDEPTSALGQKQQMEVLKTIRKVQKLGDIAIILITHNEIHARLIADRFTFLSLGEVIGQGTSRDLEGDDIKRLMAGGAEIGDLAKELAD comes from the coding sequence ATGGCTGACAACGCGACAGAACCGCTTATCGAGACCATTGGCCTGGTAAAGAAATTCGGCTCCTTCACGGCGTTGAACGGGGTCGACCTCAAGGTCTATCCCGGCGAGGTGCATGCGCTTCTCGGTGACAACGGGGCCGGTAAATCCACCCTGATCAAGATCCTGTCTGGTGTATTCAAGCCGACATCGGGCGAGATCAAGGTCGAAGGCAGGCCGGTGGCGTTCGCCTCGCCGCGTGATGCCACCGAGGCGGGGATTGGCACGGTCTATCAGGATCTGGCCCTGAACGCGCTGACCTCGGTGACCCGGAACTTTTTCCTTGGACGCGAGATCACCCATTTCCCCGGACCGTTCGGTCTGATGAAAATGCAGGAAATGGATGAAATCGCCACCCGCGAAATGGCAAAGATCGGGATCAATGTCGCCGACCCGAACCAGCCTGTCGGCACGATGTCGGGCGGTCAGCGCCAGACGCTTGCCATCGCCCGTGCCATCTATTTTGGCGCAAAGGTGCTGATCCTCGATGAACCGACATCGGCTCTTGGTCAGAAACAGCAGATGGAAGTTCTGAAAACCATCCGCAAGGTTCAAAAACTTGGCGATATCGCGATCATTCTGATTACCCACAACGAAATTCACGCCAGATTGATTGCCGACCGGTTCACCTTCCTCAGCCTTGGCGAAGTGATCGGGCAGGGTACGTCCAGGGATCTGGAAGGTGATGACATCAAGAGGTTGATGGCGGGTGGTGCCGAGATTGGCGATCTTGCCAAGGAGCTTGCTGATTAA
- a CDS encoding MurR/RpiR family transcriptional regulator, translated as MEAAEVATRPETFDQLVEKIEQQHAGLPRRLQEIGNFALGHPEAIALSTLAELAAETDIATSAFVRFAQTLGFEGFSQMQTVFRQQVRSSWPQYAIRLSEMAAVNPADHLEALSISAVDSIKRLSNTVSFNTLEMASRRLAEAETVWLAAGGRAKPVTVYLGYLLTQLGIRSQEFRDSPALALRELKLIGPRDVLLVVSFSPYGEMTANLAQQAHERGVSIVSITDTSVSPIALDTTLLVTEEHLFGFRSLCATMNLAQYLAVEAGLKREKGSMNG; from the coding sequence ATGGAAGCCGCTGAAGTCGCGACAAGACCGGAGACATTCGACCAGCTTGTCGAGAAGATTGAGCAGCAACATGCCGGTCTGCCACGGCGGTTACAGGAAATCGGCAATTTTGCGCTTGGCCACCCTGAAGCCATAGCCCTGTCAACGCTTGCCGAGCTTGCCGCTGAAACAGATATCGCGACATCCGCCTTTGTCCGGTTTGCGCAAACGCTGGGCTTTGAAGGGTTCAGCCAGATGCAGACCGTCTTTCGCCAGCAGGTCCGCAGCAGCTGGCCACAATATGCCATTCGCCTGTCTGAAATGGCGGCGGTAAATCCGGCCGATCATCTCGAGGCGCTGTCCATTTCGGCTGTCGACTCGATCAAGCGTCTTTCCAACACGGTCTCGTTCAACACCCTGGAAATGGCATCACGGCGACTTGCCGAGGCCGAGACGGTCTGGCTGGCGGCTGGTGGTCGTGCAAAGCCGGTCACCGTCTATCTTGGATATCTCTTGACCCAGCTTGGTATCCGTTCGCAGGAATTCCGTGACTCACCCGCGCTGGCACTCCGCGAATTGAAGCTGATCGGCCCGCGTGATGTGCTTCTGGTTGTCAGCTTTTCGCCCTATGGCGAAATGACCGCCAATCTGGCGCAGCAGGCGCATGAAAGGGGCGTGTCCATTGTCAGCATCACCGATACCAGTGTCAGCCCCATCGCCCTCGACACGACCCTGCTTGTCACCGAGGAACATCTGTTCGGGTTCCGCTCGCTGTGCGCCACCATGAATCTGGCCCAGTATCTGGCCGTCGAGGCCGGTCTGAAGCGTGAGAAGGGTTCCATGAATGGCTGA
- the iolC gene encoding 5-dehydro-2-deoxygluconokinase, with protein sequence MADTALDVICIGRSSVDLYGGQVGGRLEDMSSFAKYIGGSPTNISIGCSRLGLKSALITGVGDEHMGRFIREQLTREGVDTSHVKTDPDRLTALVILGIRDGEQFPLIFYRENCADMAIEEADIDPDFIASAKAVLVTGTHFSTDRVAGASFAAMKLARQFGRKVAFDIDYRPNLWALGGHGDGESRFAESARVTAHLQTVLPHCDLIVGTEEEWHIAGGSTDTIAALQAARAITDATLVCKRGALGCVVFEGDIAGWQDGISSPVREIEVFNVLGAGDGFMSGFLSGWLRGASAAECALYANICGALAVSRHGCAPSYPSQIELRHMIETGSEHFALRNDARLEQIHWATTRRRRHEQLLAFAFDHRVQFTEMATACGRNDSDIDHFKSLALAAVTDLSATRAGLGVLVDDRLGRTALHAASDHDIWIGRPIEESGVFPLAFEQGPDLGSRLAEWPVNHCVKVLAPLRTDDPADLIAHHEQSLVGLADACRRTGHEFLLEIINGRADKPADPGQIHALMKRMYDLGVMPDWWKLEPIASPDFWTTAGDIVRAHDPHLQGIIVLGKQVPDDELIDVFGMARSEPLVCGFAIGRTIFNDAARRWFAGEIDDAGASEMMSVIYRRLIDAWDMAG encoded by the coding sequence ATGGCTGACACGGCGCTTGATGTCATCTGCATTGGCCGGTCGTCAGTCGATCTGTATGGGGGTCAGGTTGGCGGGCGTCTGGAGGACATGTCCAGCTTTGCCAAATATATCGGTGGCAGTCCGACAAATATCAGCATTGGCTGTTCGCGCCTTGGCCTGAAATCTGCGCTGATCACGGGGGTTGGCGATGAACATATGGGCCGGTTCATTCGCGAACAACTGACCCGCGAAGGTGTCGATACAAGCCATGTGAAAACGGATCCTGACCGCCTGACAGCGCTGGTCATCCTCGGCATTCGCGATGGTGAACAGTTTCCGTTGATTTTCTATCGCGAGAACTGCGCCGACATGGCGATCGAAGAGGCTGATATCGATCCGGATTTCATCGCCTCGGCAAAGGCGGTTCTTGTGACCGGCACGCATTTCAGCACCGACCGGGTGGCTGGTGCCAGTTTCGCCGCGATGAAGCTTGCCCGCCAGTTTGGGCGCAAGGTTGCCTTTGATATCGATTACCGTCCCAATCTGTGGGCGCTTGGTGGCCATGGTGATGGCGAAAGCCGCTTTGCCGAAAGCGCTCGCGTGACCGCCCATCTGCAAACCGTGCTGCCACATTGCGACCTGATCGTCGGCACCGAGGAGGAATGGCACATCGCCGGTGGCAGCACCGATACCATTGCCGCCCTTCAGGCAGCCCGCGCGATCACTGACGCAACACTGGTCTGCAAGCGCGGCGCGCTTGGCTGTGTGGTTTTCGAAGGTGACATTGCCGGCTGGCAGGATGGCATAAGTTCGCCGGTGCGCGAAATCGAGGTGTTCAATGTCCTTGGTGCCGGTGACGGGTTCATGTCCGGATTTCTGTCTGGCTGGCTGCGGGGCGCGTCCGCTGCCGAATGCGCACTTTATGCCAATATCTGCGGTGCCCTTGCGGTGTCGCGTCATGGCTGCGCCCCGTCCTATCCCTCGCAGATCGAGCTTCGTCACATGATCGAGACAGGCAGCGAGCATTTTGCGCTTCGCAATGATGCCAGGCTCGAGCAGATCCATTGGGCGACGACGCGCCGTCGTCGGCATGAACAGCTTCTTGCCTTTGCCTTTGACCATCGTGTCCAGTTCACCGAGATGGCGACGGCCTGTGGCCGTAACGACTCCGACATTGATCATTTCAAATCATTGGCCCTTGCCGCCGTCACCGATCTGTCGGCAACCCGCGCCGGACTTGGTGTTCTGGTTGATGACAGGCTTGGCCGGACGGCGCTTCACGCGGCGTCCGATCATGATATCTGGATCGGACGACCGATCGAGGAGTCAGGTGTCTTTCCTCTGGCTTTTGAACAGGGTCCGGATCTGGGAAGTCGTCTAGCCGAATGGCCGGTCAATCACTGCGTCAAGGTGCTGGCGCCGCTTCGCACCGATGATCCGGCAGATCTGATTGCCCATCATGAACAAAGCCTTGTCGGACTTGCCGACGCGTGTCGGCGCACGGGGCATGAATTCCTGCTCGAGATTATCAATGGACGCGCCGACAAGCCTGCCGATCCCGGACAGATCCATGCCCTGATGAAACGTATGTATGATCTTGGCGTGATGCCGGACTGGTGGAAGCTGGAGCCGATTGCCAGCCCGGATTTCTGGACCACAGCCGGTGATATTGTCCGCGCGCATGATCCGCATCTTCAGGGCATCATTGTCCTTGGCAAACAGGTGCCCGATGACGAACTGATCGATGTGTTCGGTATGGCGCGCAGCGAACCTCTTGTCTGCGGTTTTGCCATTGGCCGCACGATCTTCAATGACGCGGCGCGGCGCTGGTTTGCCGGTGAGATCGATGATGCGGGCGCGAGCGAAATGATGAGTGTCATTTACCGGCGGCTGATCGACGCCTGGGACATGGCCGGCTGA
- the iolD gene encoding 3D-(3,5/4)-trihydroxycyclohexane-1,2-dione acylhydrolase (decyclizing) yields MATIRLTMSQALTRWMAAQSIEQLDGSTAPAFAGVWAIFGHGNVAGLGEALHGIRDDLPTFRGHNEQGMAHIAIAYAKQMQRRRMMAVTTSIGPGATNLATAAALAHVNRLPVLLLPGDVFATRAPDPVLQQVESFADGLVSANDCLRPISRYFDRITRPEQLLQALPKAMSVLTDPADCGPVTLGLCQDVQAEAWDYPESFFAPRLWSVRRVRPDEGELARAIAALKAAKRPMIIAGGGVRYSGASQALGEFAAKTGIPVAATQAGKSSLVEADEVYVGSLGVTGASAANALAESADVVLSVGSRLQDFTTGSNGLIRGQVIALNVQTHDLVKHAAMPLLADARVGIEALAAGLGDYRTDDAYQNEIASAWDGWMTEVAAVCDAPADSNRLPSDSEVIGAVNRACPPETIVVGAAGSMPGELHKLWQVGQVDGYHMEYGFSCMGYEVAAGIGVDMAAPDRPNVVFAGDGSYLMLNAELATAVMMGRSMTLIITDNRGFGCINRLQAATGGAAFNNLFADSAHEVLPEIDFVAHAASMGARAQKAGSIAELEAMAAEAVVRKGVDVIVIDTDPGPSTAAGGTWWEVGVPATSERAEVTAAYEGWLQNKKRQLR; encoded by the coding sequence ATGGCAACCATTCGACTGACAATGTCGCAGGCGCTGACCCGCTGGATGGCGGCGCAGAGCATCGAACAGCTTGATGGTAGCACAGCGCCCGCCTTTGCCGGTGTCTGGGCCATTTTCGGACATGGCAATGTCGCCGGGCTTGGCGAGGCGTTGCATGGCATCCGCGATGACTTGCCGACATTCCGCGGTCACAATGAACAGGGCATGGCGCATATCGCTATTGCCTATGCCAAGCAGATGCAGCGACGCCGGATGATGGCGGTGACAACCTCGATTGGTCCCGGAGCAACCAACCTTGCGACTGCGGCGGCGTTGGCACATGTCAACAGGCTGCCGGTCCTGCTGCTGCCGGGGGACGTGTTTGCCACCCGGGCACCTGACCCTGTTCTGCAGCAGGTGGAAAGCTTTGCCGACGGGCTGGTATCGGCAAATGACTGTCTGCGTCCGATCTCGCGCTATTTCGACCGCATCACCCGTCCTGAACAACTCCTGCAGGCGCTTCCCAAGGCCATGTCCGTGCTGACCGACCCTGCCGATTGCGGGCCGGTGACGCTTGGCCTGTGCCAGGATGTTCAGGCCGAGGCGTGGGACTATCCGGAAAGCTTTTTTGCGCCACGTCTGTGGTCGGTGCGCCGGGTCCGTCCTGATGAGGGCGAACTGGCCCGCGCCATCGCGGCGCTGAAAGCTGCCAAACGGCCGATGATCATCGCCGGTGGCGGTGTTCGCTATTCCGGGGCGTCACAGGCTCTCGGCGAATTTGCGGCGAAGACTGGTATTCCGGTGGCCGCCACCCAGGCTGGCAAATCCAGTCTTGTCGAAGCTGATGAAGTCTATGTCGGCTCGCTGGGTGTCACCGGCGCGTCGGCGGCCAATGCGCTGGCCGAATCTGCCGATGTGGTGCTGTCGGTGGGCAGCAGACTGCAGGATTTCACCACCGGGTCGAATGGCCTGATCAGGGGGCAGGTGATCGCGCTGAATGTGCAGACGCATGATCTTGTCAAACATGCGGCCATGCCATTGCTGGCCGATGCCAGGGTCGGTATCGAGGCGCTTGCCGCCGGCCTTGGTGATTATCGCACCGATGATGCCTATCAAAATGAAATCGCCAGTGCCTGGGACGGCTGGATGACGGAGGTTGCCGCCGTGTGCGATGCCCCGGCTGACAGCAACCGTCTGCCATCCGACAGCGAGGTGATCGGTGCCGTCAATCGCGCCTGTCCGCCAGAGACAATCGTCGTGGGTGCCGCCGGATCGATGCCGGGCGAGCTTCACAAGCTGTGGCAGGTCGGGCAGGTCGACGGATATCACATGGAATATGGCTTTTCCTGCATGGGCTATGAGGTGGCAGCGGGTATCGGTGTCGACATGGCGGCACCTGACAGGCCGAATGTCGTGTTTGCCGGTGACGGGTCCTATCTGATGCTGAATGCCGAACTGGCAACGGCGGTGATGATGGGACGGTCGATGACGCTGATCATCACCGACAACCGGGGGTTTGGCTGCATCAACAGGTTGCAGGCGGCAACCGGCGGTGCGGCGTTCAACAATCTGTTTGCCGACTCGGCGCATGAGGTTCTGCCCGAGATCGACTTTGTCGCGCATGCCGCCTCGATGGGCGCGCGGGCACAAAAGGCCGGCTCAATTGCCGAGCTGGAGGCGATGGCCGCCGAGGCGGTGGTGCGCAAGGGTGTGGATGTGATCGTGATCGACACCGACCCGGGCCCCTCGACAGCCGCTGGCGGCACATGGTGGGAGGTCGGTGTCCCCGCAACATCGGAACGCGCCGAGGTGACGGCAGCCTATGAAGGCTGGCTCCAGAACAAGAAGCGTCAGCTTCGCTGA
- the iolB gene encoding 5-deoxy-glucuronate isomerase — MSKLLVRPNLGGGAVHDITPESAGWSYVGFGLHDLKAGQALAIDGTADEICLVLLSGNARIRAGDLDTGMLSGRSSVFDRVAPHAVYIPMKTDWHVEAGTDAELAVCRAPGIDGALPPRLIGADSMPLEMRGTGTNTRHVCNILPETEPADSLLVVEVITPAGNWSSYPPHKHDTDNLPEESYLEETYYHRVNPSQGYVLHRVYDDSRELDETMAAEDRTVVMVPRGYHPVGAPHGYESYYLNVMAGPKRVWKFRNDPAHEWMLS, encoded by the coding sequence ATGTCGAAACTGCTTGTCAGACCGAACCTTGGTGGTGGTGCTGTTCATGACATCACGCCTGAATCGGCAGGATGGTCCTATGTCGGTTTCGGGCTTCACGACCTGAAGGCCGGACAGGCGCTTGCAATTGACGGCACAGCTGACGAAATCTGCCTTGTATTGCTTTCCGGAAATGCCCGGATCAGGGCCGGTGATCTTGATACCGGCATGCTGTCAGGCCGATCCAGTGTGTTTGATCGCGTGGCGCCGCACGCCGTTTACATTCCGATGAAGACAGATTGGCATGTCGAGGCTGGCACCGATGCCGAACTGGCGGTCTGCCGCGCGCCGGGGATCGACGGTGCCTTGCCACCGCGCCTGATCGGGGCCGACAGCATGCCGCTGGAAATGCGCGGCACTGGCACCAATACGCGGCATGTCTGCAATATCCTGCCTGAGACCGAACCGGCCGACAGCCTGCTGGTGGTGGAAGTGATCACCCCGGCCGGCAACTGGTCATCCTATCCGCCGCACAAGCATGATACCGACAATCTGCCCGAGGAATCCTATCTCGAGGAAACCTATTATCATCGCGTGAACCCATCGCAGGGCTATGTCCTGCATCGGGTCTATGACGACAGCCGCGAACTTGATGAAACCATGGCCGCCGAGGACCGGACGGTGGTGATGGTGCCGCGCGGCTACCATCCCGTTGGCGCGCCACATGGCTATGAGAGCTATTATCTCAATGTCATGGCCGGGCCAAAGCGGGTCTGGAAGTTCAGGAACGATCCGGCACATGAATGGATGCTATCATGA
- a CDS encoding phytanoyl-CoA dioxygenase family protein — MNDMSKNWDQHADAAIDALLTGPGYYLVESVFSEDQVAEANRIINAHSDGVQTATHFHGGHEDKIHLQRRVWNLLNKGDVFVDMVQHPLVMKVFGKILGKKFILGSYAANRLLPGAPGQEPHVDYPYWDMHDPDEFPTGINSQFHMNCQSLISLHEFTAENGATAIVPGSQTRAVYPTAAQFADEHIQLPCPPGSLLLFVGMAWHCSMPNNSQGERTSILGQYLPKFVKPMEALDRSIDPVVRDAATPELRQLLGIDLRYPELLEDSDAGNAEGRSA; from the coding sequence ATGAACGATATGTCTAAGAACTGGGACCAGCATGCAGATGCCGCTATTGACGCGCTGTTGACCGGTCCGGGCTATTACCTTGTTGAAAGTGTTTTCAGCGAAGATCAGGTGGCCGAGGCCAACCGGATCATCAACGCGCATTCCGATGGCGTTCAGACAGCCACGCATTTTCATGGCGGACACGAGGACAAGATCCATCTGCAGCGCCGTGTCTGGAATCTGCTCAACAAGGGGGATGTGTTTGTCGATATGGTCCAGCACCCGCTGGTCATGAAGGTATTCGGCAAGATCCTTGGCAAGAAGTTCATCCTTGGTTCCTATGCCGCGAACCGCCTTCTTCCCGGCGCGCCGGGTCAGGAACCGCATGTCGACTATCCCTATTGGGACATGCATGACCCCGATGAATTCCCGACCGGCATCAATTCCCAGTTCCACATGAACTGTCAGTCATTGATCAGCCTTCACGAATTCACCGCTGAAAATGGCGCCACGGCGATTGTACCGGGATCGCAGACACGGGCGGTCTATCCGACAGCCGCGCAATTTGCCGATGAACATATCCAGTTGCCATGCCCACCGGGCAGCCTGTTGCTGTTTGTCGGGATGGCCTGGCACTGTTCGATGCCAAACAACAGCCAGGGTGAACGGACGTCAATTCTGGGCCAGTATCTGCCAAAATTCGTCAAGCCGATGGAAGCCCTTGATCGCTCGATCGATCCAGTTGTTCGGGATGCCGCGACGCCCGAACTTCGCCAGCTTCTTGGCATTGATCTGCGGTATCCTGAATTGCTGGAAGACAGCGATGCCGGCAATGCCGAGGGCCGGTCGGCCTGA
- the iolE gene encoding myo-inosose-2 dehydratase codes for MKLRLGMSPISWSNDDLPQLGGDTPLEVCLSETREAGFVGTETGGKFPKEADALSAVLKAHDLALVSGWYSGTLINNDLDAELGRIADQLALFKAVGASVIVYGETFNTVQNRQEKPLSSRPRLDEFDVAAYGRRLTALAEHCASEGVPLTFHHHMGTAVETEAELDALMNATGEAVGLLLDTGHLVFAGGDNAAVIAKHGKRINHFHTKDIRAEILAGIDRDAESFLDCVLKGVFTVPGDGMIDYDDIMKRLFDVGYEGWVIIEAEQDPAKANPLEYAKMGYNKLHQALHDVGYSLGS; via the coding sequence ATGAAACTGCGTCTTGGGATGTCGCCCATTTCCTGGTCGAATGACGACCTGCCGCAACTTGGTGGTGACACACCGCTCGAGGTGTGCCTGTCCGAAACCCGCGAAGCCGGGTTTGTCGGCACCGAAACCGGGGGCAAATTTCCCAAGGAAGCGGACGCGCTTTCCGCTGTGCTGAAGGCGCATGATCTGGCGCTTGTATCAGGCTGGTACAGCGGCACCCTGATCAATAATGATCTGGACGCCGAGCTGGGACGCATTGCCGATCAACTGGCGCTGTTCAAGGCTGTCGGCGCGTCGGTCATTGTCTATGGCGAGACCTTCAACACGGTCCAGAACCGGCAGGAAAAACCCCTGTCCAGCCGCCCCAGACTGGATGAATTCGATGTTGCCGCCTATGGCAGACGTCTGACCGCGCTGGCCGAACATTGTGCATCCGAAGGTGTGCCGCTGACATTCCATCACCATATGGGAACAGCCGTCGAGACCGAGGCCGAGCTGGACGCGCTGATGAACGCCACCGGCGAGGCTGTCGGGCTTCTTCTGGATACCGGGCATCTTGTGTTTGCCGGCGGTGACAATGCGGCGGTGATCGCCAAGCATGGCAAGCGGATCAACCACTTCCATACCAAGGATATCCGCGCCGAAATCCTGGCCGGTATCGACCGGGATGCCGAGTCGTTCCTCGATTGTGTTCTCAAGGGCGTGTTCACCGTTCCCGGTGACGGCATGATCGACTATGACGACATCATGAAGCGTCTGTTCGATGTCGGTTATGAAGGCTGGGTGATCATCGAGGCCGAGCAGGACCCCGCCAAGGCCAATCCGCTGGAATATGCGAAGATGGGTTATAACAAGCTGCATCAGGCGCTGCATGATGTCGGATACAGTCTGGGATCATGA